In a genomic window of Paraburkholderia phenazinium:
- a CDS encoding GNAT family N-acetyltransferase, translating into MQPIGLPVPDWKGAQLPGREPLVGRYCRIERVDVERHVEDLYEAYRTAEDGRDWTYLAVGPFESLEAYREHLTKAATLTDPMHHAVIDLATGKAVGTLALMRIDAPNGVIEVGHVTYSPRLKRTRIATDAMGLMMKYVFEDLGYRRFEWKCDSLNGPSRAAALRYGFKFEGIFRQAIVTRGRNRDTAWFSVIDSEYPAVRDGFAQWLDERNFDAQGNQRERLGDLIAQRQALAAEVEAKAKAGG; encoded by the coding sequence ATGCAGCCGATCGGCTTACCGGTGCCGGACTGGAAAGGCGCACAACTGCCGGGGCGCGAGCCGCTCGTCGGGCGCTATTGCCGGATCGAGCGGGTGGACGTCGAGCGCCATGTCGAAGACCTGTACGAGGCCTATCGCACCGCCGAGGACGGTCGCGACTGGACCTATCTGGCGGTAGGGCCGTTCGAGAGCCTCGAAGCGTATCGGGAACATCTGACCAAAGCGGCAACGCTAACCGATCCGATGCACCATGCGGTGATCGACCTGGCTACGGGCAAGGCCGTCGGCACGCTGGCCTTGATGCGCATCGATGCGCCTAATGGCGTGATCGAAGTGGGTCACGTGACCTATTCGCCGCGTCTGAAAAGGACCCGCATCGCGACTGATGCAATGGGGCTGATGATGAAATACGTGTTCGAGGATCTGGGCTACCGGCGCTTCGAATGGAAATGCGACTCCCTCAATGGGCCGTCGCGGGCGGCTGCGCTGCGGTATGGCTTCAAGTTCGAAGGGATCTTTCGCCAGGCGATCGTCACACGTGGACGTAACCGGGATACAGCATGGTTTTCGGTCATCGACAGCGAATACCCTGCGGTGCGCGACGGCTTCGCGCAGTGGCTCGACGAGCGCAATTTCGACGCGCAGGGCAATCAGCGCGAGCGGTTGGGCGATCTGATCGCGCAACGGCAAGCGCTGGCGGCGGAGGTCGAAGCGAAGGCGAAGGCTGGCGGCTGA
- a CDS encoding GNAT family N-acetyltransferase, whose product MAQSSTFLETDRLTMRPHVIEDFDDSFAMWSDPEVIRFIGGQPSTREEVWARLLRYVGHWALLDFGYWVVREKESGRFVGEVGFANFRRQIEPPLDDMPEIGWALTPAAHGRGYATEAVRAALRWADAEWPATHTACIIAPENTASLRVAQKCGYVEWVRGVYKGKPTIQFRRAAAPA is encoded by the coding sequence ATGGCCCAGTCCAGCACGTTCCTCGAGACTGATCGTCTGACCATGCGTCCTCATGTCATCGAGGATTTCGACGACAGCTTTGCGATGTGGTCCGATCCGGAGGTGATTCGCTTTATCGGCGGCCAGCCGTCTACCCGCGAAGAGGTTTGGGCGCGTCTGTTGCGCTACGTCGGGCATTGGGCGCTGCTGGACTTCGGCTATTGGGTGGTGCGTGAAAAGGAGAGCGGCCGCTTTGTCGGCGAAGTGGGCTTCGCCAATTTCCGGCGTCAGATCGAGCCGCCGCTCGACGACATGCCCGAGATCGGCTGGGCGCTGACGCCCGCGGCCCACGGGCGCGGCTACGCAACCGAGGCGGTGCGCGCGGCGCTACGCTGGGCCGATGCAGAATGGCCCGCCACCCACACTGCTTGCATCATTGCGCCGGAGAACACAGCGTCCCTGCGGGTAGCGCAAAAGTGCGGTTACGTAGAGTGGGTTCGCGGCGTCTACAAGGGCAAGCCGACTATCCAGTTTCGCCGCGCCGCCGCGCCGGCCTGA